The following DNA comes from Desulfuromonas acetexigens.
GAAACGTACCTCTTTATCAGGCGTTTTGCGATGCCGCCCGCAAATATGGCAGCCCTGACAGGCTTGACCCGGAAGAACTCTTCGACCTGATTGAAAAGCAGTGCGCAGACGGCTTGGCGTTCATGGCCGTTCACTGTGGTATTAACCGCTACACCATCGAACGCCTTCGTAAGCAGAACTACCGCTACGGCGGACTGGTTTCCAAGGGTGGGACAACCATGGTTTCCTGGATGGAGAAGAACAATCGAGAGAATCCCCTCTATGAGCATTTTGACCGGGTGATTTCAATACTCAAGAAATACGATGTCTGCCTGTCTTTGGGTAACGGTTTGCGGGCCGGGGCAATTCATGACAGTCACGACCGTGCCCAGATGCAAGAACTGATCATTAATTGCGAATTGGCCCAGATCGGCCGTGAAATGGGCTGTCAAATGCTGGTGGAAGGCCCTGGACATATGCCTCTCGATGAGATCGAGGCCAATATTCTGATTCAGAAACGCATGAGCAATGAAGCGCCCTACTACATGCTTGGGCCGATCTCCAGTGATATTGTCCCCGGCTTCGATCATATCAGCTCGGCCATAGGTTCGGCGCAGTCGGCTCGCTATGGGGCTGACCTGATTTGCTACATCACTCCGGCAGAGCATTTAGCTCTGCCAAACGAAGAGGATGTTCGTGTCGGCGTTCAGGCTGCTCGTGTTGCGACCTATATCGGCGACATGAACAAGTTCCCAGAGCGGGGACGTGAGCGCGATAAGCAGATGAGCAAGGCACGACGTGACATGGAATGGGATAAACAGTTTGAGTTGGCCCTGATCCCTGAGGAGGCTAGGAAAATCCGTGCTTCGCGCGTCCCGGAAGACGAAAAAACCTGCACTATGTGTGGTGAGTTCTGTGCCGCGAATGGTTCTGCCAAGCTGTTTACGGAGGAACTGGCAGGAGACAAACTCTAGCCTGGATTATTTATGCAGCCTTTTTTTGCCGCTATAAGTTTTCTGACAATCGTGCGAATTCCACCTGCTTGGTGCGGTGACGAACAAGCCTTGGGCCGCAGTTTATCCTGGTTCCCGGTCGTCGGCCTGCTGATCGGCTGCGTGGCGGCGGTTTTTGATGGCCTGCTTCGAACGTTGTTTCCCGGCTTGCTGGTGCCGAGTGCGTTGACCAT
Coding sequences within:
- the thiC gene encoding phosphomethylpyrimidine synthase ThiC; translated protein: MFTQVEHAVNGTVTPQMEAVAQNEGHAPEYVREMVKEGKIVIPNNINSKPNPVGIGKGLRTKVNASIGTSSDIIDYEAEVRKAKVAQEAGADTLMELSVGGDLDRVRREVLAAVDLPVGNVPLYQAFCDAARKYGSPDRLDPEELFDLIEKQCADGLAFMAVHCGINRYTIERLRKQNYRYGGLVSKGGTTMVSWMEKNNRENPLYEHFDRVISILKKYDVCLSLGNGLRAGAIHDSHDRAQMQELIINCELAQIGREMGCQMLVEGPGHMPLDEIEANILIQKRMSNEAPYYMLGPISSDIVPGFDHISSAIGSAQSARYGADLICYITPAEHLALPNEEDVRVGVQAARVATYIGDMNKFPERGRERDKQMSKARRDMEWDKQFELALIPEEARKIRASRVPEDEKTCTMCGEFCAANGSAKLFTEELAGDKL